One Nostocoides sp. HKS02 genomic window carries:
- a CDS encoding diacylglycerol kinase family protein, with the protein MHKRVGLVVNPTSGKNRGMSLGIEVAQRLRAAGHEVLELSDESYAAARDRALGAIAQGLDVLAVVGGDGMVHLGVNLAAESAVTLAIIGAGTGNDVARGLGLPVHDPVRAADLVTTGVPRVIDAVRHTDQHGERHWYAGVLGAGFDSVVNERANTWPWPKGQMRYNLAVLRELPLFRPIPYVVTVDGERHETKAMLVVVANGPSYGGGMRVAPDARFDDGLADVVILHEVSTLEFLKVFPKVFKGAHVDHPAVEILRGREVRLEAAGIVAYADGERFGPLPLTLETVPGAVTVLAPPAT; encoded by the coding sequence GTGCACAAACGCGTCGGTTTGGTCGTCAACCCCACGTCGGGCAAGAACCGTGGCATGTCCTTAGGTATCGAGGTCGCCCAGCGGCTGCGTGCCGCCGGCCACGAGGTGCTCGAGCTGTCCGACGAATCGTATGCCGCGGCCCGCGACCGCGCGCTCGGCGCGATCGCCCAGGGGCTCGACGTCCTGGCCGTGGTCGGCGGGGACGGGATGGTCCACCTCGGGGTGAACCTGGCGGCCGAGTCCGCGGTGACCCTGGCCATCATCGGCGCCGGCACCGGGAACGACGTCGCCCGGGGCCTCGGGCTCCCGGTGCACGACCCGGTGCGGGCGGCTGACCTCGTCACCACCGGGGTCCCCCGCGTCATCGACGCGGTCCGGCACACCGACCAGCACGGGGAACGGCACTGGTACGCCGGCGTGCTGGGCGCCGGCTTCGACTCGGTCGTCAACGAACGCGCCAACACCTGGCCCTGGCCCAAGGGTCAGATGCGCTACAACCTCGCCGTGCTGCGCGAGCTGCCGCTCTTCCGGCCGATCCCGTACGTCGTCACGGTCGATGGAGAGCGCCACGAGACCAAGGCGATGCTCGTGGTGGTCGCGAACGGCCCGTCCTACGGGGGCGGCATGCGGGTCGCGCCCGACGCCCGGTTCGACGACGGGCTGGCCGATGTGGTGATCCTCCACGAGGTGAGCACGCTGGAGTTCCTCAAGGTCTTCCCCAAGGTCTTCAAGGGCGCCCACGTCGACCATCCTGCAGTCGAGATCCTGCGCGGTCGCGAGGTGCGGCTCGAAGCGGCCGGCATCGTGGCCTACGCCGACGGCGAGCGGTTCGGTCCACTGCCCCTCACCCTGGAGACCGTCCCCGGCGCGGTGACGGTGCTGGCGCCGCCCGCCACGTAG
- the ybaK gene encoding Cys-tRNA(Pro) deacylase: protein MGPRPPRRVPLSGTPATTALTRLGLAFALHPYEPDPAAASYGLEAAAALSVPPAQVFKTLLVDGEGGLAVAVVPVDRQLDLKAMAAALGRKKVVMAAPADAERATGYVVGGISPIGQRKVLPTVVDDSATGFDRVYVSGGRRGLDISLAPQDLVAATRARLAPIGR, encoded by the coding sequence CTGGGCCCTCGTCCGCCGCGTCGAGTCCCGCTGAGCGGCACCCCGGCCACGACGGCCCTGACCCGCCTGGGTCTGGCCTTCGCGCTGCACCCCTACGAGCCCGACCCGGCTGCGGCCTCCTACGGACTGGAGGCCGCAGCGGCGCTGTCGGTGCCGCCCGCCCAGGTGTTCAAGACCCTCCTCGTCGACGGCGAGGGTGGTCTCGCGGTCGCGGTGGTCCCGGTCGACCGCCAGCTCGACCTCAAGGCGATGGCGGCGGCACTGGGTCGCAAGAAGGTCGTCATGGCTGCGCCTGCCGACGCCGAGCGCGCCACCGGCTACGTCGTGGGCGGCATCTCCCCCATCGGCCAACGCAAAGTGCTGCCAACCGTGGTCGACGACTCGGCCACCGGGTTCGACCGGGTCTACGTCTCGGGTGGCCGCCGCGGCCTCGACATCTCGCTCGCCCCGCAGGACCTGGTCGCCGCCACGAGAGCGCGGCTCGCGCCCATCGGCCGCTGA
- the tatA gene encoding Sec-independent protein translocase subunit TatA translates to MLRGAFEGWHIIILLVLVVVLFGFKRLPDAARSLGRSMRIFKAEVGEMKNDGKSAASADTVKGETVRDEPVKDEPVRTPAPESTTPAREDASPREGNSSGIS, encoded by the coding sequence ATGCTCAGGGGCGCATTCGAGGGCTGGCACATCATCATCCTGCTGGTGTTGGTCGTCGTCCTCTTCGGTTTCAAGCGTCTGCCCGACGCCGCACGCAGCCTCGGCCGCTCGATGCGCATCTTCAAGGCCGAAGTGGGCGAGATGAAGAACGACGGCAAGAGCGCCGCCAGCGCCGACACGGTGAAGGGCGAGACCGTCCGGGACGAGCCGGTCAAGGACGAGCCTGTGCGGACCCCGGCCCCCGAGAGCACCACCCCGGCACGCGAGGACGCCAGCCCGCGCGAGGGCAACTCCTCCGGCATCTCCTGA
- a CDS encoding twin-arginine translocase subunit TatC encodes MFLSGCALSYYVLPKVLAVLYGFTPPGASNIQQVSDYFSFVTRFILAFGLSFLMPVLLVALNAIGLLPASAMLRAWRPAVFGIFVVSAIATPTPDAFTMFLLAIPLVGLYFAAIGVSKLIERSRGKNRPEWVEVSDDEASSL; translated from the coding sequence TTGTTCCTGTCGGGCTGTGCGCTCTCGTACTACGTGCTGCCGAAGGTGCTGGCGGTGCTGTACGGGTTCACCCCACCCGGCGCCTCCAACATCCAGCAGGTCAGCGACTACTTCTCCTTCGTCACGCGCTTCATCCTCGCGTTCGGCCTGTCGTTCCTCATGCCGGTGCTGCTCGTTGCGCTCAACGCGATCGGCCTCCTGCCGGCTTCGGCGATGCTGCGGGCGTGGCGACCAGCAGTGTTCGGGATCTTCGTCGTCTCGGCGATCGCGACCCCGACGCCTGACGCGTTCACGATGTTCCTGCTGGCCATCCCGCTGGTCGGCCTCTACTTCGCGGCCATCGGGGTCAGCAAGCTCATCGAGCGCAGCCGGGGAAAGAACCGCCCGGAGTGGGTCGAGGTCTCCGACGACGAGGCGTCGAGCCTGTAA
- a CDS encoding KamA family radical SAM protein, with product MSTAIEQPYVYRHRELVEPDWTRFPGWRDVTAQDWASAQWQRAHCVKNVRQLRELMGELLSDAFYADLERDQAERATMSMLVPPQMMNTMVPATVEPLPAAGAEFTRAFYADPVRRYMLPVFSDRRTDWPSHPHSTRDSLHEHDMWVAEGLTHRYPTKVLAELLPTCPQYCGHCTRMDLVGNSTAVVDKLKLTGKPADRYAAMLGYLQQTPQVRDVVVSGGDVANMPWKNLEGFLDKLLEIENIRDIRLATKALMGLPQHWLQPDVVEGVHRVSTKARARGVSLAIHTHVNNAQSVTPLVALASKTMLEAGIRDVRNQGVLMRGINDSTEQLLDLCFALQDDAMITPYYFYMCDMIPFAEHWRLSLAEAQHLQHSMMGYLPGFATPRIVCDVPFVGKRWVHQVDSYDTERGMSFWRKNYRTSIEGADTDALSRDYVYYDPIYTLPEAGQAWWRAEGDHEANHGRAVVAAAASREASLV from the coding sequence ATGAGCACCGCGATCGAGCAGCCCTACGTCTACCGCCACCGCGAGCTGGTGGAGCCCGACTGGACCCGCTTCCCCGGATGGCGCGACGTCACCGCGCAGGACTGGGCCAGCGCCCAGTGGCAGCGCGCCCACTGCGTCAAGAACGTGCGCCAGCTCCGTGAGCTGATGGGCGAGCTGCTGAGCGACGCGTTCTATGCGGACCTCGAGCGCGACCAGGCCGAGCGCGCCACGATGTCGATGCTCGTGCCGCCGCAGATGATGAACACCATGGTCCCGGCCACGGTCGAGCCGCTTCCGGCCGCCGGCGCCGAGTTCACCCGCGCGTTCTACGCCGATCCGGTGCGCCGCTACATGCTCCCGGTGTTCTCCGACCGCCGCACCGACTGGCCCTCCCACCCGCACTCCACCCGGGACAGCCTGCACGAGCACGACATGTGGGTGGCCGAGGGGCTCACGCACCGCTACCCGACCAAGGTGCTGGCCGAGCTGCTCCCCACCTGCCCGCAGTACTGCGGCCACTGCACCCGCATGGACCTCGTGGGCAACTCGACGGCCGTGGTCGACAAGCTCAAGCTCACCGGCAAGCCCGCCGACCGGTATGCCGCGATGCTCGGTTACCTGCAGCAGACCCCCCAGGTTCGCGACGTCGTCGTCTCCGGCGGCGACGTGGCCAACATGCCGTGGAAGAACCTCGAGGGGTTCCTCGACAAGCTGCTCGAGATCGAGAACATCCGCGACATCCGGCTGGCCACCAAGGCCCTGATGGGACTGCCCCAGCACTGGCTGCAGCCAGACGTGGTCGAGGGCGTCCACCGGGTCTCCACCAAGGCCCGGGCCCGGGGCGTGTCCCTCGCGATCCACACCCACGTCAACAACGCCCAGTCGGTGACGCCGCTCGTGGCCCTGGCGTCCAAGACGATGCTCGAGGCGGGCATCCGCGACGTCCGCAACCAGGGTGTGCTGATGCGCGGCATCAACGACTCGACCGAGCAGCTGCTCGACCTCTGCTTCGCCCTCCAGGACGACGCGATGATCACGCCGTACTACTTCTACATGTGCGACATGATCCCGTTCGCCGAGCACTGGCGGCTCTCGCTGGCCGAGGCGCAGCACCTGCAGCACTCGATGATGGGCTACCTGCCCGGGTTCGCGACGCCGCGCATCGTGTGTGACGTGCCCTTCGTCGGCAAGCGCTGGGTGCACCAGGTCGACAGCTACGACACCGAGCGCGGCATGTCCTTCTGGCGCAAGAACTACCGGACCTCCATCGAGGGTGCCGACACCGACGCCCTGTCGCGCGACTACGTCTACTACGACCCGATCTACACCCTCCCGGAGGCCGGCCAGGCGTGGTGGCGTGCCGAGGGTGACCACGAGGCCAACCACGGGCGGGCGGTCGTCGCTGCGGCGGCGTCGCGCGAGGCGTCCTTGGTGTGA
- a CDS encoding DinB family protein, translating into MTDPSPTGLSADLHRYLQQGRDGLLRSLDGLGDYDLRRPLTPSGTNLLGLVKHLAGVELGYLVESVGRDAPVLPWNEDGSVWDSADMWATADQSREYIVDLYRQAWVVSDAALAELPLDEPAEVDWWSAEKRHTTFGHLVVRVVAETAQHAGHADILRETIDGQAGRDHDAQGDRQWWVDYVARIQAAADAHRA; encoded by the coding sequence ATGACCGACCCATCGCCGACCGGCCTGAGCGCCGACCTGCACCGTTACCTCCAGCAGGGACGGGACGGGCTGCTGCGTTCACTAGACGGGTTGGGGGACTACGACCTGCGCCGGCCGCTGACCCCCAGTGGCACCAACCTGCTGGGCCTGGTCAAGCACCTTGCCGGCGTGGAGCTCGGCTACCTCGTCGAGTCGGTCGGGCGCGACGCGCCGGTGCTGCCGTGGAACGAGGACGGCTCCGTGTGGGACAGCGCCGACATGTGGGCGACCGCAGACCAGTCACGGGAGTACATCGTGGACCTCTACCGCCAGGCCTGGGTGGTCAGCGACGCCGCCCTGGCCGAGCTGCCACTGGACGAGCCCGCCGAGGTCGACTGGTGGTCGGCGGAGAAGCGGCACACGACGTTCGGGCACCTGGTCGTGCGGGTGGTCGCCGAGACGGCACAGCATGCCGGGCACGCCGACATCCTGCGCGAGACGATCGACGGCCAGGCGGGGCGTGACCACGACGCTCAGGGTGACCGGCAGTGGTGGGTCGACTACGTCGCCAGGATCCAGGCGGCGGCCGACGCCCACCGCGCCTGA
- a CDS encoding 5'-3' exonuclease → MSESLHGRLMLLDSASLYFRAFFGVPDQRDDLSEPPTNAIRGFLDMIASLITTHQPTHLVACWDNDWRPQFRVDAIPTYKAHRLLDGSLEEEQTPDDLAVQVPVIRDALAALGIARLGADGYEADDVIGTLTARHKGSMAVDVVTGDRDLFQLVDDAAAVRVIYTARGGVRDPDLVDEAFLRTKYAVASGPAYADMAVLRGDTSDGLPGVAGIGEKTAAKLIEKYGSLVALRAAVDGGDPEIKGAQRARLEAGAAYLDVAPMVVRVAPDAPVAEQDLTLPTEVADPVLMSRVASQFGVTSSFNRVLSALRIE, encoded by the coding sequence ATGTCGGAATCTCTGCACGGGCGTCTGATGCTGCTCGACTCGGCTTCGCTGTACTTCCGGGCGTTCTTCGGAGTGCCCGACCAGCGCGACGACCTGTCGGAACCGCCGACCAACGCGATCCGCGGGTTCCTCGACATGATCGCCTCGCTCATCACGACGCACCAGCCGACCCACCTCGTGGCGTGCTGGGACAACGACTGGCGCCCGCAGTTCCGGGTGGACGCGATCCCGACCTACAAGGCCCACCGCCTCCTCGACGGCTCGCTCGAGGAGGAGCAGACGCCCGACGACCTCGCGGTCCAGGTGCCGGTGATCCGCGACGCGCTCGCGGCCCTGGGCATCGCCCGGCTCGGTGCCGACGGCTACGAGGCGGACGACGTCATCGGGACCCTGACGGCGCGCCACAAGGGGTCGATGGCCGTCGACGTCGTCACTGGCGACCGCGACCTTTTCCAGCTCGTCGACGACGCCGCGGCCGTGCGCGTCATCTACACCGCCCGGGGCGGGGTCCGCGACCCCGACCTGGTCGACGAGGCCTTCCTGCGGACGAAGTATGCCGTCGCGAGCGGACCCGCGTACGCGGACATGGCGGTGCTCCGCGGCGACACGAGCGACGGGTTGCCCGGTGTCGCCGGGATCGGGGAGAAGACGGCAGCCAAGCTCATCGAGAAGTACGGCTCGCTCGTCGCCCTGCGCGCCGCGGTCGACGGCGGGGATCCGGAGATCAAGGGCGCGCAGCGGGCCCGGCTCGAGGCCGGCGCGGCCTACCTCGACGTGGCCCCGATGGTCGTCCGGGTGGCGCCCGACGCGCCGGTCGCCGAGCAGGATCTGACCCTGCCGACCGAGGTGGCCGATCCGGTGCTGATGAGCCGGGTGGCGAGCCAGTTCGGCGTGACGAGCTCGTTCAACCGCGTGCTGTCGGCGCTGCGGATCGAGTGA
- a CDS encoding amidohydrolase, producing the protein MSTLYRGGFVYSPLDPFANAMVVDDATGTIAWIGGDDAAAVHVDAVDAVVELDGALITPAFVDAHAHTSQTGASLRGVDLGSTRSLAEALSRVEDAVRAHQGRPVFAHGWDQERWAEGRPHTGAELDRASYGGVVYSPRIDGHSAVISSALAAASGARDLPGWEGEGLVTRDAHHAAREAFTTAVTPAQRQADIDLALRTAAAAGIGLVHENGGRVLSGTDDFAEVLAAGERGDGPQTIGYWAQLVEDDAQARDAALVRGARGLAGDLNIDGSIGSRTAHLHDAYADAPGQRGNAYLTVEQVRDHVAACSLAGLQAGFHVIGDAGVATAVEGFEAAAALVGTSTVLRGRHRLEHLEMITREQIERLVRLGVSASVQPAFDAAWGGPGGMYAARLGADRVQGTHPMNPFASMLAAGMTVALGSDSPVTPFAPWEAVRACVSHHEESQRISARSAFLAHTRGGWRAAGFDDRGYLDLGLPATFAVWGVGDLVVQAPDDRIQTWSTDPRSGTPGLPDLSAGAPLPVCQRTVVRGRTVFDSGALAA; encoded by the coding sequence GTGAGCACCCTCTACCGCGGCGGATTCGTCTACTCACCCCTCGACCCGTTCGCCAACGCGATGGTGGTCGACGACGCGACCGGCACCATCGCCTGGATCGGCGGGGACGACGCGGCGGCTGTCCACGTCGACGCAGTCGACGCGGTCGTCGAGCTCGACGGAGCCCTCATCACCCCAGCGTTCGTCGACGCCCACGCCCACACGTCGCAGACCGGGGCCAGCCTGCGGGGTGTCGACCTCGGCAGCACCCGCAGCCTCGCCGAGGCGCTCAGCCGGGTCGAGGACGCCGTGCGCGCCCACCAGGGCCGCCCGGTCTTCGCCCACGGCTGGGACCAGGAGCGGTGGGCCGAGGGACGCCCCCACACCGGGGCCGAGCTCGACCGGGCGTCATACGGCGGGGTCGTGTACTCGCCACGCATCGACGGGCACTCGGCGGTGATCTCCTCGGCGCTGGCTGCCGCGAGTGGCGCGCGGGACCTGCCCGGGTGGGAGGGCGAGGGCCTGGTGACCCGAGATGCCCACCACGCGGCGCGCGAGGCCTTCACGACGGCGGTGACCCCGGCGCAGCGCCAGGCGGACATCGACCTCGCGCTGCGAACCGCCGCCGCGGCGGGCATCGGCCTGGTCCACGAGAACGGCGGCCGCGTGCTCTCGGGCACCGACGACTTCGCCGAGGTGCTCGCGGCGGGGGAGCGGGGCGACGGACCACAGACGATCGGGTACTGGGCGCAGCTCGTCGAGGACGACGCGCAGGCGCGCGACGCGGCCCTGGTGCGCGGGGCGCGCGGGCTCGCCGGCGACCTCAACATCGACGGTTCGATCGGCTCCCGCACGGCCCACCTGCACGACGCCTATGCCGACGCCCCGGGCCAGCGCGGCAACGCCTACCTCACCGTCGAGCAGGTGCGCGACCACGTCGCGGCGTGCTCGCTGGCGGGTCTCCAGGCTGGTTTCCACGTCATCGGCGACGCAGGAGTCGCCACGGCGGTCGAGGGCTTCGAGGCCGCCGCCGCCCTGGTCGGCACGTCGACCGTCCTGCGCGGTCGGCACCGGCTCGAGCACCTCGAGATGATCACCCGCGAGCAGATCGAGCGACTGGTGCGACTAGGCGTCAGCGCCAGCGTGCAACCCGCGTTCGACGCCGCCTGGGGTGGCCCCGGCGGGATGTATGCCGCCCGGCTGGGCGCCGACCGCGTCCAGGGCACGCACCCGATGAACCCGTTCGCCTCCATGCTCGCGGCGGGGATGACGGTCGCGCTCGGGTCGGACTCGCCGGTGACGCCCTTTGCTCCCTGGGAGGCAGTGCGCGCCTGCGTCAGCCACCACGAGGAGTCGCAGCGGATCTCAGCCCGCTCGGCGTTCCTCGCCCACACCCGCGGCGGCTGGCGCGCGGCCGGTTTCGACGACCGTGGCTACCTCGACCTCGGTCTCCCCGCGACGTTCGCCGTGTGGGGGGTCGGGGACCTCGTCGTGCAGGCTCCCGACGACCGGATCCAGACGTGGTCGACCGATCCACGCTCCGGCACGCCCGGGCTGCCCGACCTCTCGGCGGGCGCACCGCTCCCGGTCTGCCAGCGCACCGTCGTCCGGGGTCGGACCGTCTTCGACTCCGGCGCGCTCGCCGCCTGA
- a CDS encoding biotin transporter BioY — protein MTAIALPRTRVLADVIPGGLVRDSALVLGGAGLVGLLAQFSIPLSFTPVPLTLGTFAVLLTGAALGPLRGLLSIGLYLLAGMAGVPWFAGHASGYGFASFGYLIGFVLAGALVGGLAQRGADRTPLKTAGTMVLGNLVIYAVGVPYLMAATGMDLQTGLAKGVVPFLVGDGLKILAAAGLLPGAWALVRRVESR, from the coding sequence GTGACTGCTATCGCCCTCCCCCGCACCCGCGTCCTCGCCGACGTCATCCCCGGCGGCCTGGTCCGCGACTCGGCCCTCGTCCTCGGCGGTGCCGGGCTCGTCGGCCTGCTCGCCCAGTTCTCCATCCCGCTGTCGTTCACCCCGGTTCCGCTGACGCTGGGCACGTTCGCCGTGCTGCTCACCGGCGCCGCACTCGGGCCGCTGCGAGGCCTGCTGAGCATCGGTCTGTACCTGCTCGCGGGCATGGCCGGCGTGCCGTGGTTCGCCGGGCACGCCAGCGGCTACGGCTTCGCCTCGTTCGGGTACCTCATCGGGTTCGTCCTGGCCGGTGCACTGGTCGGCGGCCTCGCGCAGCGCGGCGCCGACCGGACCCCGCTCAAAACGGCCGGCACGATGGTCCTCGGCAACCTGGTCATCTATGCCGTGGGCGTGCCGTACCTCATGGCGGCGACCGGCATGGACCTGCAGACCGGCCTCGCCAAGGGCGTGGTGCCGTTCCTCGTCGGGGACGGCCTCAAGATCCTCGCGGCGGCCGGCCTGCTCCCCGGGGCCTGGGCCCTCGTCCGCCGCGTCGAGTCCCGCTGA
- a CDS encoding Lrp/AsnC family transcriptional regulator, whose amino-acid sequence MEDLDRRIVDLLRADGRMSYTDLGKAMGLSTSAVHQRVRRLEERGVIKRYAAVVDHTALDLPLTAFISITPLDPAAPDDIPDRLRQVTELEACHSVAGEENYILKARVRTPGDLEDLLARIRATANVATRTTVVLSTAWE is encoded by the coding sequence GTGGAAGACCTCGATCGTCGCATCGTCGACCTCCTTCGTGCCGACGGGCGGATGAGCTACACCGACCTGGGCAAGGCGATGGGGCTGTCCACCTCGGCCGTCCACCAGCGGGTGCGGCGGCTCGAGGAGCGGGGCGTCATCAAGCGGTATGCCGCGGTGGTCGACCACACGGCGCTCGACCTGCCCCTCACGGCGTTCATCTCGATCACCCCGCTGGACCCGGCAGCCCCCGACGACATCCCGGACCGGCTGCGCCAGGTCACCGAGCTCGAGGCGTGCCACTCCGTCGCCGGCGAGGAGAACTACATCCTCAAGGCTCGCGTGCGCACCCCTGGCGACCTCGAGGACCTGCTCGCCCGGATCCGCGCGACGGCGAACGTCGCTACGCGGACGACCGTGGTGCTCTCGACCGCCTGGGAGTAG
- a CDS encoding lysine 5,6-aminomutase subunit alpha: MSSRVKPLLDLDPGDVRRARTLARKAGRPVVKLAQSHTTVSVERATLRLAGLSGADHDRVPWVNHLVDRVRSEVGLEHGITTPVFDALRRGEAEDLLTLAQKAASGSVSFRLPEGKEATRAQTTARREVSRGIRAIDRQRATRDRLIKRHGDPKQRPWIYLIVATGDIYEDITQAQNAAREGADIIAVIRSTGQSLLDYVPEGATREGYAGTYATQENFRLMRAALDETSKELGRYIRLTNYASGLCMPEIAALAGLERLDMMLNDSMYGILFRDINPIRTFVDQRFSRQIHARAGIIINTGEDNYLTTADAVEAAHTVTVSQLLNEYFAKEAGLEDWQLGLGHAFEINPDLPDSFRMELAHALLARQLFPQAPLKWMPPTKHMTGDVFRGYLLDGFFNLVGAMTGQGILLVGMMTEAVVTPFLSDRDLALQNVRYVLNAAGGLTEDFHPPRDGFIQNRARQVLGEAIDLLTRITDEPGRAPLLEAIADGTFGLMKRPANAGKGLDGVVQRAPGYDNPAITLLESGESR; this comes from the coding sequence GTGTCTTCTCGTGTGAAACCGCTCCTGGACCTCGACCCGGGCGACGTACGCCGGGCCCGCACCTTGGCCCGCAAGGCTGGTCGACCGGTCGTGAAGCTGGCCCAAAGCCACACCACGGTCTCGGTCGAGCGCGCGACGCTGCGCCTCGCCGGGCTGAGCGGCGCCGACCACGACCGGGTCCCGTGGGTCAACCACCTCGTCGACCGGGTCCGCAGCGAGGTCGGCCTCGAGCACGGGATCACCACCCCGGTGTTCGACGCGCTACGCCGCGGCGAGGCCGAGGACCTGCTCACCCTCGCCCAGAAGGCCGCCAGCGGTTCGGTGTCCTTCCGGCTCCCCGAGGGCAAGGAGGCCACCCGCGCCCAGACCACCGCGCGACGGGAGGTGTCCCGCGGCATACGGGCCATCGACCGACAGCGGGCCACCCGCGACCGCCTGATCAAGCGCCACGGCGACCCGAAGCAGCGACCCTGGATCTACCTCATCGTCGCCACGGGTGACATCTACGAGGACATCACCCAGGCCCAGAACGCCGCCCGCGAGGGGGCGGACATCATCGCCGTGATTCGCTCGACCGGCCAGTCGCTGCTCGACTACGTGCCCGAGGGCGCCACTCGTGAGGGGTATGCCGGGACGTATGCCACCCAGGAGAACTTCCGGCTCATGCGGGCCGCCCTGGACGAGACGTCCAAGGAGCTCGGCCGGTACATCCGGCTGACGAACTACGCCAGTGGGCTGTGCATGCCCGAGATCGCGGCCCTGGCCGGGCTCGAGCGGCTCGACATGATGCTCAACGACTCGATGTACGGGATCCTCTTTCGCGACATCAACCCGATCCGCACCTTCGTGGACCAGCGGTTCAGCCGGCAGATCCACGCGCGCGCCGGGATCATCATCAACACCGGCGAGGACAACTACCTCACCACCGCCGACGCCGTCGAGGCCGCCCACACGGTGACGGTGAGCCAGCTGCTCAACGAGTACTTCGCCAAGGAGGCGGGGCTGGAGGACTGGCAGCTCGGTTTGGGTCACGCCTTCGAGATCAACCCGGACCTGCCCGACTCGTTCCGCATGGAGCTGGCGCACGCCCTGCTCGCCCGCCAGCTGTTCCCGCAGGCGCCCCTGAAGTGGATGCCGCCCACGAAGCACATGACCGGAGACGTCTTCCGCGGCTACCTCCTCGACGGGTTCTTCAACCTCGTCGGCGCCATGACCGGTCAGGGGATCCTGCTCGTCGGCATGATGACCGAGGCCGTCGTCACGCCGTTCCTGTCCGACCGCGACCTCGCACTGCAGAACGTCCGGTACGTGCTCAATGCCGCCGGGGGGCTGACCGAGGACTTCCACCCGCCCCGGGACGGCTTCATCCAGAACCGTGCCCGCCAGGTCCTGGGCGAGGCGATCGACCTGCTGACCCGCATCACCGACGAGCCCGGCCGGGCCCCGCTGCTGGAGGCGATCGCTGACGGCACCTTCGGTCTGATGAAGCGACCCGCCAACGCCGGCAAGGGCCTGGACGGCGTGGTCCAACGCGCTCCCGGGTACGACAACCCGGCCATCACCCTGCTCGAGAGCGGAGAGTCCCGGTGA
- a CDS encoding L-erythro-3,5-diaminohexanoate dehydrogenase: MSATPSSPVGLHRVVDPVPPSLPQAARRLDPSPQLWPDEVRVRVETLNLDAASYRQLAEKHGGDGAALRAEVLDIVATRGKMQNPVTGSGGMLIGTVDEVGPESPLGLTPGDRVATLVSLSLTPLVITDGLARWDGRSERVPAQGHAILFGRSIAAHLPDDLAPDLALMVMDVCGAPALVARIVREYAAAGTAPTVAVLGGAGKSGSLSLAAAADAGAGRRIAVVPVEREARLLEGTGLADEVVIADARSPLGLSEAVAAAGGPADITVVCVDVPGCEQPAILSTAQGGTIIFFSMATNFAAAALGAEGVAADVRMLVGNGYVPGHAAYALDLIRANAAVRGLFEGRLDE; the protein is encoded by the coding sequence GTGTCTGCGACGCCGTCCTCGCCGGTGGGTCTGCACCGGGTCGTCGACCCCGTGCCACCCTCGCTGCCCCAGGCCGCGCGCCGGCTCGACCCCTCACCCCAGCTGTGGCCCGACGAGGTCCGGGTCCGCGTCGAGACCCTCAACCTCGACGCGGCCTCCTACCGCCAGCTGGCCGAGAAGCACGGGGGAGACGGCGCCGCGCTCCGTGCCGAGGTGCTCGACATCGTCGCGACGCGGGGCAAGATGCAGAACCCGGTCACCGGGTCCGGCGGCATGCTCATCGGCACCGTCGACGAGGTGGGCCCCGAGTCGCCGCTCGGTCTGACGCCGGGCGACCGCGTCGCCACCCTCGTCTCGCTCTCGCTCACGCCGCTCGTCATCACCGACGGCCTGGCCCGCTGGGACGGCCGCTCCGAGCGGGTGCCCGCGCAGGGCCATGCCATCCTGTTCGGCCGGTCGATCGCGGCGCACCTGCCCGACGACCTCGCCCCCGACCTCGCCCTCATGGTGATGGACGTCTGTGGGGCGCCGGCGTTGGTGGCCAGGATCGTGCGTGAGTATGCCGCGGCCGGCACCGCGCCGACCGTGGCCGTGCTGGGGGGCGCGGGCAAGTCCGGGTCGCTCTCGCTCGCCGCTGCGGCCGACGCGGGCGCGGGGCGGCGCATCGCCGTCGTCCCGGTCGAGCGCGAGGCTCGGCTGCTCGAGGGCACCGGTCTGGCCGACGAGGTGGTCATCGCCGATGCCCGCAGCCCGTTGGGCCTCTCCGAGGCGGTGGCCGCGGCCGGTGGCCCCGCCGACATCACGGTCGTCTGCGTGGACGTCCCTGGGTGCGAGCAGCCCGCGATCCTGTCGACGGCGCAGGGCGGCACCATCATCTTCTTCTCGATGGCCACGAACTTCGCCGCGGCGGCGCTGGGCGCCGAAGGGGTTGCGGCCGACGTGCGGATGCTCGTGGGGAACGGCTACGTCCCCGGGCACGCGGCATACGCGCTTGACCTCATCCGCGCCAACGCGGCGGTGAGGGGGCTGTTCGAGGGCCGGCTGGACGAGTAG